Proteins co-encoded in one Parus major isolate Abel chromosome 17, Parus_major1.1, whole genome shotgun sequence genomic window:
- the SPTAN1 gene encoding spectrin alpha chain, non-erythrocytic 1 isoform X12, translated as MLSSFRKVKVQKMDPSGVKVLETAEDIQERRQQVLDRYHRFKELSSLRRQKLEDSYRFQFFQRDADELEKWIQEKLQIASDENYKDPSNLQGKLQKHQAFEAEVQANSGAIIKLDETGNQMINESHFASETIRTRLQELHRLWELLMEKMREKGVKLLQAQKLVQYLRECEDVLDWINDKEAIVTSEELGQDLEHVEVLQKKFEEFQTDLAAHEERVNEVNQFAGKLIQETHPEEELIKSKQDEVNASWQRLKGLALQRQGKLFGAAEVQRFNRDVDETISWIKEKGQLMASDDFGRDLASVQALLRKHEGLERDLAALEDKVKALCAEADRLQQSHPINASQIQVKREELIANWEQIRTLAAERHARLNDSYRLQRFLADFRDLTSWVTEMKALINADELANDVAGAEALLDRHQEHKGEIDAHEDSFKSADESGQALLSAGHYASDEVKEKLTILSDERSALLELWELRRQQYEQCMDLQLFYRDTEQVDNWMSKQEAFLLNEDLGDSLDSVEALLKKHEDFEKSLSAQEEKITALDEFATKLIQNNHYAMDDVATRRDALLSRRNALHERAMRRRTQLADSFHLQQFFRDSDELKSWVNEKMKTATDEAYKDPSNLQGKVQKHQAFEAELSANQSRIDALEKAGQKLIDVKHYASDEVAARMNEVISLWKKLLEATELKGIKLREANQQQQFNRNVEDIELWLYEVEGHLASDDYGKDLTNVQNLQKKHALLEADVAAHQDRIDGITIQARQFQEAGHFDADNIKKKQEALVARYEALKDPMVARKQKLADSLRLQQLFRDIEDEETWIREKEPIAASTNRGKDLIGVQNLLKKHQALQAEIAGHEPRIKAVTQKGNAMVEEGHFAAEDVKIKLNELNQKWDSLKAKASQRRQDLEDSLQAQQYFADANEAESWMREKEPIVGSTDYGKDEDSAEALLKKHEALMSDLSAYGSSIQALREQAQSCRQQVAPTDDETGKELVLALYDYQEKSPREVTMKKGDILTLLNSTNKDWWKVEVNDRQGFVPAAYVKKLDPAQSASRENLLEEQGSIALRQEQIDNQTLITKEVGSVSLRMKQVEELYHSLLELGEKRKGMLEKSCKKFMLFREANELQQWINEKEAALTSEEVGADLEQVEVLQKKFDDFQKDLKANESRLKDINKVAKDLESEGLMADEVQAVQQQEVYGMPRDETDSKTASPWKSARLMVHTVATFNSIKELNERWRSLQQLAEERSQLLGSAHEVQRFHRDADETKEWIEEKNQALNTDNYGHDLASVQALQRKHEGFERDLAALGDKVNSLGETAQRLIQSHPESAEDLQEKCTELNQAWNSLGKRADQRKEKLGDSHDLQRFLSDFRDLMSWINGIRGLVSSDELAKDVTGAEALLERHQEHRTEIDARAGTFQAFEQFGQQLLAHGHYASPEIKEKLDILDQERTDLEKAWVQRRMMLDQCLELQLFHRDCEQAENWMAAREAFLNTEDKGDSLDSVEALIKKHEDFDKAINVQEEKIAVLQSFADQLIAADHYAKGVIANRRNEVLDRWLRLKAQMIEKRSKLGESQTLQQFSRDVDEIEAWISEKLQTASDESYKDPTNIQLSKLLSKHQKHQAFEAELHANADRIRGVIDMGNSLIERGACAGSEDAVKARLAALADQWQFLVQKSAEKSQKLKEANKQQNFNTGIKDFDFWLSEVEALLASEDYGKDLASVNNLLKKHQLLEADISAHEDRLKDLNSQADSLMTSSAFDTSQVKDKRETINGRFQRIKGMASARRAKLNESHRLHQFFRDMDDEESWIKEKKLLVSSEDYGRDLTGVQNLRKKHKRLEAELAAHEPAIQGVLDTGKKLSDDNTIGKEEIQQRLAQFVDHWKELKQLASARGQRLEESLEYQQFVANVEEEEAWINEKMTLVASEDYGDTLAAIQGLLKKHEAFETDFTVHKDRVNDVCANGEDLIKKNNHHEANITAKMKGLRGKVSDLEKAAAQRKAKLDENSAFLQFNWKADVVESWIGEKENSLKTDDYGRDLSSVQTLLTKQETFDAGLQAFQQEGIANITALKDQLLAAKHIQSKAIEARHASLMKRWNQLLANSATRKKKLLEAQEHFRKVEDLFLTFAKKASAFNSWFENAEEDLTDPVRCNSLEEIKALREAHDAFRSSLSSAQADFNQLAELDRQIKSFRVASNPYTWFTMEALEETWRNLQKIIKERELELQKEQRRQEENDKLRQEFAQHANAFHQWIQETRSCMVEESGTLESQLEATKRKHQEIRAMRSQLKKIEDLGAAMEEALILDNKYTEHSTVGLAQQWDQLDQLGMRMQHNLEQQIQARNTTGVTEEALKEFSMMFKHFDKDKSGRLNHQEFKSCLRSLGYDLPMVEEGEPDPEFESILDTVDPNRDGHVSLQEYMAFMISRETENVKSSEEIESAFRALSSEGKPYVTKEELYQNLTREQADYCISHMKPYMDGKGRELPSAYDYIEFTRSLFVN; from the exons ATGTTGTCATCGTTTCGTAAAGTCAAAGTCCAG aaaatggACCCAAGTGGTGTAAAAGTGTTGGAGACAGCAGAAGATATCCAAGAGAGGCGTCAGCAAGTTTTGGACCGTTACCACAGGTTCAAGGAACTCTCTTCTCTAAGGCGCCAAAAACTTGAAGATTCCTATCGATTCCAGTTTTTCCAGCGTGATGCAGATGAGCTTGAGAAATGGATCCAAGAGAAACTGCAGATTGCATCTGATGAAAATTACAAAGATCCAAGCAATTTGCAG gGGAAGCTGCAGAAGCACCAAGCCTTTGAAGCTGAGGTGCAGGCCAATTCAGGAGCTATCATTAAACTGGATGAGACTGGAAATCAGATGATTAATGAAAGCCATTTTGCATCTGAAACCATAAGA ACTcgactgcaggagctgcaccGACTATGGGAATTACTGATGGAAAAGATGAGAGAGAAGGGAGTCAAATTATTGCAGGCACAGAAGTTGGTGCAATATTTACGGGAATGTGAAGATGTCTTGGACTGGATCAATGATAAG GAAGCAATAGTGACATCAGAAGAACTTGGACAGGACTTAGAGCATGTTGAAGTTTTGCAAAAGAAGTTTGAAGAGTTCCAGACAGACCTTGCAGCTCATGAGGAAAGAGTAAATGAAGTGAACCAGTTTGCTGGCAAACTTATCCAG GAAACACACCCCGAAGAGGAGCTGATAAAGTCCAAACAAGATGAAGTAAATGCAAGCTGGCAGCGTCTTAAGGGACTTGCCCTTCAGAGGCAAGGAAAACTCTTTGGGGCAGCTGAAGTTCAGCGTTTCAACAG GGATGTGGATGAAACAATCAGCTGGATTAAGGAGAAAGGGCAGTTGATGGCCTCAGATGATTTTGGCAGAGACTTAGCCAGTGTGCAGGCATTACTGCGCAAGCACGAAGGCCTGGAAAGAGacctggcagctctggaagaTAAG GTGAAGGCCCTGTGTGCAGAAGCTGACCGTTTGCAGCAGTCTCACCCAATAAATGCTTCCCAAATTCAAGTGAAACGGGAGGAGCTCATTGCCAACTGGGAACAGATCCGGACGCTGGCGGCAGAGAGGCACGCTCGCCTCAACGACTCCTACAG GCTGCAGCGCTTTCTCGCAGACTTCAGAGACCTCACCAGCTGGGTGACTGAGATGAAGGCTCTCATAAATGCTGATGAACTTGCCAATGATGTGGCTGGGGCAGAAGCCCTTCTAGACAGACATCAGGAACATAAG GGAGAAATTGATGCTCATGAAGACAGCTTCAAATCTGCTGATGAGTCAGGCCAGgctttgctctctgctgggCACTACGCTTCTGATGAAGTTAAAGAAAAG CTGACCATCCTCTCAGATGAAAGGTCTGccttgctggagctgtgggaactCCGCAGACAGCAGTATGAGCAGTGCATGGACCTGCAGCTTTTCTACAGAGACACTGAACAAGTTGACAACTGGATGAGCAAACAAGAA GCATTTCTGCTGAATGAAGACCTTGGTGATTCTCTGGACAGTGTGGAGGCTCTTCTAAAGAAGCATGAAGACTTTGAGAAATCCCTAAGTGCCCAAGAGGAGAAAATCACA GCATTAGATGAGTTTGCTACTAAGTTGATTCAGAATAACCACTATGCCATGGATGATGTTGCTACACGCAGAGATGCT ctgctgagccGCCGAAATGCCCTTCATGAAAGAGCCATGCGCCGCCGCACTCAGCTGGCAGATTCTTTCCATCTGCAGCAGTTTTTCCGGGATTCTGATGAGCTTAAGAGCTGGGttaatgaaaagatgaaaactgcaACTGATGAGGCCTACAAG GATCCCTCCAACTTGCAAGGTAAAGTTCAGAAACACCAGGCTTTTGAAGCTGAACTGTCTGCTAACCAGAGTCGTATTGATGCCCTGGAGAAAGCTGGCCAGAAGCTGATTGATGTCAAGCACTACGCGTCCGATGAGGTGGCAGCTCGCATGAATGAAGTCATCAGCTTGTGGAAGAAACTTCTGGAGGCCACTGAGCTCAAAG GTATAAAACTGCGAGAAGCcaatcagcagcagcagtttaaTCGCAATGTGGAGGACATTGAGCTCTGGCTGTATGAAGTAGAAGGACACTTGGCATCTGATGATTATGGAAAAGATCTTACTAATGTCCAGAATCTTCAGAAGAAGCATGCGCTGCTAGAGGCAGATGTTGCTGCCCATCAG GATCGGATAGATGGCATTACCATCCAGGCACGCCAGTTCCAGGAGGCTGGGCACTTTGATGCTGACAACATCAAGAAGAAACAAGAAGCTTTAGTGGCTCGTTATGAAGCCCTGAAAGACCCCATGGTAGCTCGCAAGCAGAAACTCGCAGATTCTCTTCGCTTGCAGCAGCTTTTCCGTGACATTGAGGATGAAGAGACCTGGATTAGGGAAAAAGAACCTATTGCAGCTTCAACCAACAGAG GCAAGGACTTAATTGGTGTCCAGAACCTGCTAAAGAAGCACCAGGCTTTGCAGGCAGAAATTGCAGGCCATGAGCCTCGCATTAAAGCTGTCACACAGAAGGGAAATGCTATGGTGGAAGAAG GGCACTTTGCAGCTGAGGATGTGAAAATCAAACTGAACGAGCTAAACCAGAAGTGGGACTCTCTGAAAGCCAAAGCATCCCAGCGTCGGCAGGACCTGGAGGATTCCCTGCAGGCTCAGCAGTACTTTGCTGATGCTAATGAGGCTGAATCCTGGATGAGGGAAAAGGAGCCCATTGTAGGCAGTACAGACTATGGGAAAGATGAAGATTCTGCTGAG GCTCTTCTGAAGAAACATGAAGCTTTGATGTCTGATCTCTCCGCTTATGGCAGCAGCATCCAGGCACTGAGGGAACAGGCCCAGTCTTGCAGG caacaAGTTGCTCCCACAGATGATGAAACTGGAAAAGAACTTGTTCTGGCACTCTATGATTACCAGGAGAAGAGTCCTCGGGAGGTGACAATGAAGAAGGGAGACATTCTCACCTTACTCAACAGCACCAACAAG GACTGGTGGAAGGTGGAAGTCAATGACCGTCAGGGCTTTGTACCAGCTGCCTATGTGAAAAAACTGGATCCTGCCCAGTCTGCATCCCGAGAGAAcctcctggaggagcagggcagcatAGCACTGCGACAGGAGCAAATCGACAACCA GACTCTCATTACTAAGGAGGTCGGCAGTGTATCTCTGCGTATGAAACAGGTCGAAGAACT GTATCACTCTCTCCTGGAACTGGGAGAAAAGCGTAAAGGAATGTTGGAAAAAAGCTGCAAGAAGTTCATGCTTTTCCGTGAAGCCAACGAGCTCCAGCAGTGGATCAATGAGAAGGAAGCAGCACTCACCAGTGAGGAAGTGGGTGCTGATCTGGAGCAGGTGGAGgttctgcagaagaaatttgATGATTTTCAGAAG GATCTCAAAGCCAACGAGTCACGCCTGAAGGATATAAACAAGGTTGCCAAGGACTTGGAGTCAGAAGGGCTGATGGCAGATGAAGTACAAGCTGTACAGCAACag GAAGTCTACGGGATGCCCAGG GATGAAACTGATTCTAAGACAGCCTCTCCTTGGAAG TCTGCACGTTTGATGGTACATACTGTGGCAACCTTCAACTCAATCAAG GAGCTGAATGAGCGCTGGAGATcgctgcagcagctggcagaggagaggagccAGTTGTTGGGCAGTGCCCACGAGGTCCAGAGATTCCACAG AGATGCTGATGAAACCAAAGAATGGATAGAGGAGAAAAATCAAGCATTAAATACAGACAACTATGGGCATGACCTGGCCAGTGTTCAGGCTCTGCAACGCAAACATGAAGGCTTTGAGAGAGACTTAGCAGCGCTGGGAGACAAG GTGAATTCTCTTGGTGAAACTGCCCAGCGTCTGATTCAGTCACATCCAGAATCTGCTGAAGATCTCCAAGAAAAATGCACTGAGTTGAATCAGGCTTGGAATAGTCTGGGAAAACGTGCTGACCAGCGCAAAGAGAAGCTTGGAGATTCTCATGACCTGCAGCGTTTCCTCAGTGACTTCAG GGACCTCATGTCTTGGATCAATGGGATCCGGGGCCTGGTCTCCTCAGATGAGCTTGCAAAGGATGTGACTGGAGCTGAAGCTTTATTGGAAAGGCATCAG GAACACCGCACAGAAATAGATGCAAGAGCTGGCACTTTCCAGGCATTTGAACAGTTTGGACAACAACTTCTAGCCCATGGACACTATGCCAGCCCAGAGATCAAGGAGAAACTGGATATTCTGGACCAAGAACGGACAGACCTGGAGAAGGCCTGGGTCCAGCGCAGAATGATGCTGGACCAGTGCCTGGAACTACAG ctgtttcaTCGGGACTGTGAACAAGCTGAAAACTGGATGGCTGCCCGGGAGGCTTTCCTAAATACAGAGGATAAAGGAGACTCCTTAGACAGTGTGGAGGCACTCATCAAGAAACATGAAGATTTTGATAAAGCAATCAATGTCCAG gaagagaaaattgCTGTCCTGCAGTCCTTTGCTGACCAGCTGATTGCTGCAGATCATTATGCCAAGGGAGTCATTGCCAACAGACGCAACGAGGTTCTGGACAG GTGGCTTCGTCTGAAAGCCCAAATGATTGAGAAGAGATCAAAGCTGGGAGAGTCTCAGACCCTCCAGCAGTTCAGTCGTGATGTGGACGAAATAGAAGCCTGGATCAGTGAAAAGCTCCAGACTGCAAGTGATGAGTCCTATAAGGATCCCACAAATATCCAG CTTTCCAAACTGCTG AGCAAACACCAGAAGCACCAGGCCTTTGAAGCTGAGCTCCACGCCAACGCTGACCGCATCCGCGGTGTCATCGACATGGGCAACTCCCTCATCGAGAGGGGCGCGTGTGCCGGCAGCGAGGACGCCGTCAAG GCACGTCTGGCTGCCCTGGCTGACCAGTGGCAATTCCTGGTACAGAAATCAGCAGAGAAGAGTCAGAAACTGAAAGAAGCTAATAAGCAACAGAATTTCAATACTGGAATCAAGGACTTTGACTTTTGGCTTTCAGAG GTGGAAGCTTTGTTGGCATCTGAGGACTATGGGAAGGACTTGGCATCTGTTAACAACCTCCTGAAAAAACACCAGTTACTGGAAGCTGATATATCTGCTCATGAG GACCGCCTGAAGGACCTGAACAGCCAGGCTGACAGTCTGATGACCAGCAGTGCCTTTGACACGTCCCAAGTGAAGGACAAACGTGAGACCATCAATGGGCGTTTCCAGCGCATCAAGGGCATGGCCAGCGCCCGCCGCGCCAAGCTCAACGAGAGCCACCGCCTGCACCAGTTCTTCCGTGACATGGACGACGAGGAGTCCTGGATCAA GGAGAAAAAACTGTTGGTTAGCTCAGAGGACTATGGCAGAGACCTGACTGGTGTGCAGAATCTGAGGAAGAAACACAAGCGCTTAGAAGCAGAATTAGCTGCCCACGAACCTGCTATCCAG GGTGTTCTGGACACGGGTAAGAAGCTTTCAGATGACAACACAATTGGAAAGGAGGAGATACAGCAGAGACTGGCTCAGTTTGTGGATCACTGGAAGGAGTTAAAACAGTTGGCATCTGCTAG GGGTCAGCGTCTTGAGGAGTCTCTGGAGTATCAGCAGTTTGTAGCAAATGTTGAGGAAGAAGAAGCCTGGATCAATGAGAAAATGACACTGGTAGCCAGTGAGGATTACGGGGACACACTTGCTGCTATCCAG GGCTTGCTGAAGAAGCACGAGGCATTTGAGACTGATTTTACTGTCCACAAGGACAGAGTGAACGATGTCTGTGCTAATGGAGAGGATCTCATTAAAAAG AACAATCACCACGAGGCGAACATCACTGCCAAGATGAAGGGGCTCAGAGGCAAGGTGTCAGAtctggagaaagcagcagctcagaggaaaGCCAAATTGGATGAGAACTCAGCCTTCCTCCAGTTCAACTGGAAAGCAGATGTGGTGGAGTCGTGGATAG gggagaaggaaaacagtctGAAGACAGATGATTATGGACGTGACCTCTCTTCAGTGCAAACTTTGCTCACCAAACAG GAAACGTTTGATGCTGGACTTCAGGCTTTCCAGCAGGAGGGAATTGCAAACATCACTGCTCTGAAAGACCAGCTGCTTGCAGCCAAGCACATCCAGTCCAAGGCCATTGAGGCCCGGCACGCTTCTTTAATGAAACGCTGGAATCAGCTACTGGCTAATTCTGCtaccaggaaaaagaaactctTGGAGGCTCAGGAGCACTTCAGAAAG gTTGAGGATCTGTTCCTGACTTTTGCAAAGAAGGCCTCTGCCTTCAACAGTTGGTTTGAGAATGCTGAAGAGGACCTGACAGATCCTGTGCGCTGCAACTCACTGGAGGAAATCAAAGCCCTGAGAGAAGCTCATGACGCTTTCCGTTCCTCCCTAAGTTCTGCCCAAGCTGATTTCAACCAGCTGGCAGAGCTTGATCGCCAGATCAAGAGCTTCCGTGTGGCCTCCAACCCCTACACTTGGTTCACTATGGAAGCTCTTGAAGAAACCTGGAGGAATCTGCAGAAAATTATCAAG GAACGTGaactggagctgcagaaggaacagcgaaggcaggaagaaaatgacaaaCTGCGTCAGGAATTTGCTCAGCATGCCAATGCCTTCCATCAGTGGATTCAGGAGACCAG